In one Lycorma delicatula isolate Av1 chromosome 5, ASM4794821v1, whole genome shotgun sequence genomic region, the following are encoded:
- the LOC142324673 gene encoding uncharacterized protein LOC142324673: MKEYQELEHMQPLDSFQSKVPSEMFYLPHHAVFRESSTTTKTRVVFDNSAKASNGQSLNSILATGPVVQQDLFLIIISFRTHSYVLSGDIPKMYRQIGINPQDFPLQRIFWYDNENSSIIPYNLQTVTYGLAPSSFLAIRSLIEISNQNEACFPQACQSIKIFMSMSTFLQGITPQTSCHVVVCQML, from the coding sequence ATGAAGGAATATCAAGAATTAGAACACATGCAACCTTTAGATTCATTTCAGTCTAAGGTTCCatctgaaatgttttatttgcctCACCACGCAGTATTTCGTGAATCTTCCACCACTACCAAAACTAGAGTAGTATTTGACAATAGTGCAAAAGCTTCGAATGGCCAATCACTCAATTCAATTCTTGCTACAGGTCCAGTAGTACAACaggatttatttttgattataattagttttagaaCTCATAGCTATGTGCTATCAGGAGATATTCCCAAAATGTATAGACAAATTGGCATCAATCCTCAGGACTTCCCATTGCAAAGAATCTTCTGGTATGATAATGAAAACTCATCAATTATTCCATACAATTTGCAAACAGTTACTTATGGTTTAGCACCTTCAAGTTTTCTAGCAATTAGAAGTTTGATtgaaatttcaaatcaaaatgaAGCCTGCTTTCCTCAAGCTTGCCaatcaatcaaaatttttatgtcGATGAGCACGTTCCTTCAAGGGATAACTCCGCAGACATCTTGTCACGTGGTTGTATGCCAGATGCTTTAA